One genomic window of Desulfovibrio sp. Huiquan2017 includes the following:
- a CDS encoding nitroreductase family protein translates to MLNFTVDANKCTRCGECARDCFWGVIEMDGLPVVRPENEARCIECQHCLAVCKPGALSVFGKIPEDSLPLKGMFPEPEKLETLLMGRRSTRRYKKEGVDPALIRHLLEVVSNAPTAVNCRQTILTVVDDPAMMDRLRVELTAEALKLLHEGRFPAGWERMEDYVRGCEDGSDVLFRNAPHLLVASAPLDALSPMADCHIAMSYFELLANSHGLGTVWNGIAKAMLTAILPQFAVRLGIPADQQIVCAMSFGLPAVRYYRTVQRQGGTIRRAEFQPSR, encoded by the coding sequence ATGTTGAATTTTACGGTGGATGCGAACAAGTGTACCCGCTGCGGGGAGTGCGCCCGGGATTGTTTTTGGGGTGTCATCGAGATGGACGGCCTGCCCGTGGTTCGGCCTGAGAATGAAGCCCGCTGTATCGAGTGTCAGCATTGTCTGGCCGTCTGCAAGCCCGGCGCCCTGAGCGTCTTTGGCAAGATCCCGGAGGACAGCCTGCCGCTGAAGGGGATGTTCCCCGAGCCTGAGAAATTGGAGACGCTGCTCATGGGGCGCCGCTCCACGCGACGCTACAAGAAGGAAGGCGTTGATCCGGCCCTGATCCGCCATCTGCTCGAAGTCGTCTCCAACGCGCCCACGGCTGTGAACTGTCGCCAGACCATCCTGACGGTAGTGGACGATCCGGCCATGATGGACCGGCTGCGTGTCGAGCTGACCGCCGAGGCCCTGAAGCTGCTGCACGAAGGCCGCTTTCCGGCGGGCTGGGAACGAATGGAGGACTATGTGCGCGGCTGTGAGGACGGCTCGGACGTGTTGTTCCGCAACGCCCCCCACCTATTGGTGGCTTCGGCTCCCTTGGACGCGCTCTCGCCCATGGCCGATTGCCACATCGCCATGAGCTATTTCGAACTTCTGGCCAACAGCCATGGTTTGGGTACGGTTTGGAACGGCATCGCCAAGGCCATGCTCACGGCCATCCTCCCGCAGTTCGCCGTTCGGCTCGGCATCCCGGCGGATCAGCAGATCGTCTGCGCGATGTCTTTTGGCCTGCCCGCAGTCAGATACTACCGCACGGTCCAGCGCCAGGGCGGTACCATCCGCCGCGCCGAATTCCAACCATCGCGATAG
- a CDS encoding helix-turn-helix domain-containing protein, translating into MSDSLNLFTIKEVAGVLRVHRATVSRLITAGALPHLAVGSRKLVLKKDLLAFIDNRRSLAANSPKGE; encoded by the coding sequence ATGTCGGATTCATTGAACCTTTTCACCATCAAGGAAGTCGCAGGCGTCCTGCGTGTCCACCGGGCAACCGTCTCCCGCTTAATCACCGCTGGCGCGTTGCCCCATCTCGCGGTAGGATCCCGCAAGCTTGTCCTGAAAAAGGACCTGCTGGCGTTCATTGACAACCGAAGAAGCTTGGCGGCGAACAGTCCGAAGGGGGAATAG
- a CDS encoding site-specific integrase, giving the protein MATVTIATRSLKKGKAYVIHYKDPNTGKKEYHKTYRRKDLAQEEVNRVRTLIDSGRLPTKETRQPKQQALPTFGQAALLCQAEWDRKLGEGKISQASHAGYGYLLAPILNEWAHTLLHDLDEDTIRDYRIGIAEKTKAKLVAKGEEGKNCNVLANRRLFVIKQVFAMAAKHGLVEKDIARDIPNLSEKASERKNAQKPFEIEKLLAAARQRRAKHYLPLAILLAVEHGCSTQEVLSLKWADVDLAENHITFHRTKNGVTRTHRIMPRTHEALAARLEHLTRYREKRAVRAKGDFVVGNMDGTPFKSLKTAWKGLCIDHDFDDLHFHDHRHTYCTNMLKAGCTLKETSVMIGHKTLRMTDRYSHLEGVLEDGPQDRLAHRYAATGTESSTSEAADT; this is encoded by the coding sequence ATGGCTACTGTCACCATCGCGACCCGTTCGCTGAAAAAAGGGAAAGCGTACGTCATCCACTACAAAGACCCGAATACGGGCAAAAAGGAATACCACAAGACGTACAGACGGAAAGACCTGGCTCAGGAAGAAGTCAACCGGGTACGCACCCTGATTGATAGCGGCAGATTGCCGACCAAGGAAACCCGGCAGCCCAAGCAGCAAGCTCTGCCCACCTTTGGACAGGCTGCCCTGCTGTGCCAAGCCGAATGGGACCGGAAGCTGGGGGAAGGAAAGATATCCCAGGCGAGCCATGCCGGGTACGGCTACCTGCTGGCCCCCATCTTAAATGAATGGGCGCACACCCTGCTCCATGATCTCGACGAAGACACCATTCGGGACTACCGCATCGGCATCGCCGAAAAGACCAAGGCGAAGCTGGTGGCCAAGGGCGAAGAAGGCAAAAATTGCAACGTGCTGGCAAATCGGCGCTTGTTCGTAATCAAGCAGGTGTTCGCCATGGCCGCGAAGCACGGCCTGGTCGAAAAGGACATTGCGCGAGACATCCCTAACCTGTCTGAAAAAGCCAGTGAGCGAAAAAACGCCCAGAAGCCTTTCGAAATCGAGAAGCTGCTGGCGGCGGCCCGTCAGCGCAGGGCGAAGCATTACCTTCCCTTGGCGATCTTGCTTGCGGTTGAGCACGGATGCAGCACACAAGAAGTCCTCAGTCTCAAGTGGGCCGATGTGGATCTTGCGGAAAACCACATCACGTTCCACCGAACCAAAAACGGGGTGACCCGAACCCACAGGATCATGCCCCGTACCCATGAAGCTCTCGCGGCTCGGTTGGAGCACCTGACGCGGTACCGGGAAAAACGCGCCGTGAGGGCCAAGGGGGACTTCGTGGTCGGCAACATGGACGGAACGCCATTCAAGTCGCTCAAGACGGCCTGGAAGGGACTGTGCATCGACCACGATTTCGATGACCTTCACTTCCACGATCACCGCCACACCTATTGCACGAATATGCTGAAGGCAGGCTGCACGCTCAAGGAAACCAGCGTAATGATCGGCCACAAGACCCTGCGTATGACGGACCGGTACAGCCACCTTGAAGGCGTGCTGGAAGACGGTCCTCAGGACCGTCTGGCACATCGGTATGCCGCGACTGGCACCGAAAGTAGTACGTCGGAAGCGGCGGACACATAA
- a CDS encoding VCBS domain-containing protein — protein MANDTIYQLEISLPGTGKTQTYHLEPGTPVKFDFDLANAVFTGTHGDLEITVEGGGTVILENYQALADTHSLPLFEMINGEQVAGDVYLFAFDGVNQNGDVETAAGNANGSSGAGQYNDDPGTLLGGVDALDGQGDAYGTHTFATLGSPTLDNQSPRAVDDFNSTTEEGDGDLIPGKTIAFVEGEDYDGNPAHYLTGWGEGEIDPDHVTYLPLNTGGGLLIYNPNPDQVDTTITGNVIANDSDDGPNEALRIASIDYIGTPHGGTVDVPAETAVTDGTQIYGQYGILTINADGSYTYTLNQEWADSLNEGDVATETFHYTITDDEGAASNTATLTINVVGTNDMPVALPDTNIQAVEQGDSAGYDLARPGEDVVTGHDYTASVNAFGNVLLGTVTNGEGETISQGDADFDPDSGDSVTDGSVFVIGAYSNETHAYDYDHELIDSATPEGFANAASHDANGFTVTGEFGTLHVNADGSYSYILNNESEALEALNYDHPGTETFTYAIMDDSGAVSYATITFTVNGANDAPVAEVDSANIMEQGLTFLDGNSVTVAAAVTGNVLLNDTDVDNVDFGNAADGHPETGTTAEVFVSTASTAGYTDVHGDYHETDSTPATVYNNDGDVTDSIQITGHYGTLTIYENGEYSYQLDNTNPEVQSLNAGDSVVESFDYTATNSYGDGAESNTSHLNITIHGSNDAPTLAISQPTNVVTFIEDGIDGSGNPIGSGAVHILTADQTVDIFDVDTPASELSVTLSAGDSWVQGDVLGVDTSGPSVSMGDYDSNSATTIYSYQNAAGDVIDIIVNNHTGTVTLAGHEGSTDSLTYDDFANALKTITFGVDPNDDTPEGADRTFSVVVSDNEGSHTVYDPSDTATGDEYSSTTGTASTEITVHVQPSNDAPLAVDDGVEHLDDMTVTLNVGNQFNADGITIVNAGTTDTPTINAEHGLGIKTGPGDNPAVDTTQGGKGSEKITFKFDDPQHSASITLGDFNHANDHYNDDNAIITLLDADGNVVRTYEVGGETDPTIPLGTEDGSTFTYVVVEPAGGTEDGFYVASISGTVGNENTDGAIVTPEDTDIIISVLGNDSDPDGDTLTISGTTDPEHGSVSVNADGTITYKPEANYNGDDHFTYTVSDGHGGTDTATVYVNVTPVNDAPLAVNDDVTIDEDHNATGNVIQGQEVVNGDGTISYVGQDTDPDHDWLTVTKFTVDGHDYAAGKTATIDGVGTLTMDKLGNYTFTPEADYNGDVPKVTYTVADDDGATSQADLNIHITPVNDAPVAYSNSASITEASGSHEFNVTLSADDHLENGQWSGDDFTVTAGTASLDGATHALAFEQGGDLSAGYGGDHLTIKSGSGDHSEIDTNNGNNSGSEAVSIDFDNPMDTVTIHLSSLYNAASHKDGSNGTYYTEKAMLAVYDANGNLIGMVEAHGSKSGDVSVTLDADKLGSTIGSVVLMPMDDGAGNSANNSDFQIDSVSGTTAHQVGGSVDGNVIIDSGEHGAHDPSDGTPIDHDPDTGDTLHVTHIVHGSETADGAPAGGTALADGDDSTSATIKGDYGTLTIHEDGSYTYSEDTSLTDKLADKETGHDVFTYTVSDGHGGTDTAELTIDITGTNDAPTIDLDAGTGTVTFVTEEAAFNNIVGLYTVDGNGNPVIQEFLIDNVNGGHHPGEVLTTYEDGAAPHYFLIPVTGAAITDTSNYTITGDSTHGYKISFEGDDATYPIRFDNEAMNGGAFENTFRISQDADGSWQIAMDDQANRVDDDDFDDPILQQDDNGTGYLNTFVEDGGPVHIAGEVNISDVDSDTLNQVVIKMDKIDGSDSLSLDGHANGTFTFTVGDETISATITDNGSAITVTLSGSASPEAYEDAIGHILYNNDSDTPDTSDRTITVQVWDDHNAASNVAETTLHVVAANDAPTAADNVEAMAENGGTHFDTSVEHVSSQGSSWSGEEFSIHAGKAHGSGEDLTFSESGNLAAKNISFNHGGEHYDYSGVGISGEIGPGSANSSQEAVNIDFKDPMDSVTIKLAALFDGTVYDHGNQEMAVVNIYDSQGNYLGTETVYGSIDGRQSITLNASDYNSADIGSVVVLPGDNGASGGDNSDFLIQNVSGTTLADATPLTGNVITDNDAAHGKDSDPEGDALHIASFTHDGADGTAGDYHVGDADYDHMLGGDHGTLYYNAQTGDYVYVEDGSLADGATGTETFNYSVEDTSGAESNTATLTINITGANAPAQFSGEDAGSVTEDTNVTTDDGVHVLTATGQLAVTDVDSDTALTVVDNDNHHGNLTIDGSGKWTYTIDNDSDTVQHLDDGQSLTETFTVRSADGTEHQIEVTINGVDDNSAPMANPDTAYGSAELTQGSSDYALVAQYHPGYGDWQAGDITTHPYGGHGEQNGPRDDSGYLESNGYAERMLINFTEGQSEVVLTVDADEWYGDDAFTADVQVMSASDPDVALTLGTDYAISRDHDGHITITALTDTVSIGQVILTPADDNIGGGTYKILLDDVSSTPTSSLNLTLTGDVTRNDTDADGDTLHVDNFANGHDMATQTIDGVEYTHYVDGEHGVLYYNESGQYLYKADSGLDAGTYHDTFTYTATDGTTPSGATTLIVNLDITAPNPVSAADDISDVVNNSRGNYSAEGNVITDDASHDYEGADSHAQGNALQVTGVSHDGDAASSGGWVGGAHYDYAIRGEYGTLYLDDGGAYHYSVDSSQFKHDDWGVDYDATVADHGAPLVDQFTYTVSDGHGGEDTATLYVPIADVIDWPMGGSESGDAMYGSHDNDYIDGRGGNDDIYGRAGNDVLHGGAGDDHLNGNSGHDLLFGDSGNDVLNGGAGHDFLSGGSGDDTLHGGSGNDLLVGGSGNDTLDGGAGDDVINAGSGNDHILVSAGHDTVTLGEGADTIHIDPTYLAGDNDSASMTVTDFNASEGDKLILSFNDNQTNLGDLVGKTVDISSSAGSNDLSVHIADVHGNQDLTITLQNVLGDTHAAGTEHMVITPDSAPNDDLNQMIQHIINSGMHTS, from the coding sequence ATGGCCAACGACACGATATATCAGCTTGAAATTTCGCTTCCCGGGACCGGTAAGACGCAAACCTACCACCTGGAGCCAGGCACCCCCGTCAAATTCGACTTCGATCTGGCCAACGCCGTATTCACGGGCACGCACGGCGACCTTGAAATCACCGTTGAAGGCGGCGGAACCGTTATCCTGGAAAATTACCAGGCGCTCGCCGACACCCACAGCCTGCCGCTGTTCGAGATGATCAACGGGGAGCAAGTGGCGGGCGACGTCTATCTCTTCGCCTTCGACGGCGTGAACCAGAACGGCGACGTCGAGACCGCTGCGGGCAACGCCAACGGCAGTTCCGGAGCGGGCCAGTACAATGACGACCCGGGCACGCTTCTGGGCGGTGTCGATGCCCTGGACGGCCAGGGCGACGCTTACGGCACCCACACCTTCGCCACGCTCGGCAGCCCCACGCTGGACAACCAGTCCCCGCGGGCCGTCGATGATTTCAACTCGACGACGGAAGAAGGCGACGGCGACCTGATCCCCGGCAAGACCATCGCGTTCGTCGAGGGCGAGGATTATGACGGCAATCCCGCCCACTATCTCACGGGTTGGGGCGAAGGCGAGATCGATCCCGACCACGTCACCTACCTGCCCCTGAACACGGGCGGCGGCCTGCTCATCTACAATCCCAACCCCGATCAGGTCGATACGACCATCACCGGCAACGTCATCGCCAACGACTCCGACGACGGCCCCAACGAGGCGCTGCGGATAGCCTCCATCGACTACATCGGCACTCCTCACGGCGGCACCGTGGACGTCCCGGCCGAGACCGCCGTGACGGACGGCACCCAGATTTACGGCCAATACGGCATCCTGACCATCAATGCCGACGGCAGCTATACATATACCTTGAATCAGGAATGGGCCGATTCGCTCAATGAGGGCGACGTCGCCACCGAGACCTTTCACTATACCATCACCGACGACGAAGGGGCCGCGAGCAACACCGCCACGCTGACCATCAACGTCGTCGGCACCAACGACATGCCGGTGGCTCTGCCCGACACCAACATCCAGGCCGTCGAGCAAGGCGATTCCGCCGGCTACGATCTCGCCCGGCCGGGCGAAGACGTGGTGACGGGCCACGACTACACCGCTTCCGTCAACGCTTTCGGCAACGTGCTGCTGGGTACGGTCACCAACGGCGAGGGGGAGACCATCAGTCAGGGCGACGCCGACTTCGACCCGGATTCAGGCGACTCCGTCACCGACGGCAGCGTCTTCGTCATCGGCGCCTACTCGAACGAGACCCACGCCTATGATTACGATCACGAACTGATCGACAGCGCCACGCCCGAGGGCTTTGCAAACGCCGCCTCCCATGACGCCAACGGCTTCACCGTGACCGGCGAGTTCGGCACCTTGCACGTCAATGCGGACGGCTCCTACTCTTATATCCTGAACAACGAAAGCGAAGCCCTGGAGGCCCTCAACTACGACCATCCGGGCACCGAGACGTTCACCTACGCCATCATGGACGATTCCGGCGCGGTGAGCTACGCCACCATCACCTTCACGGTGAACGGCGCCAACGACGCCCCGGTGGCCGAGGTCGACTCGGCCAATATCATGGAGCAGGGCCTGACCTTCCTGGACGGTAATTCGGTCACGGTGGCCGCCGCGGTAACCGGCAACGTCCTGCTCAACGACACCGACGTGGACAACGTCGATTTCGGCAATGCCGCCGACGGCCACCCGGAGACCGGCACGACCGCCGAGGTCTTCGTCTCCACCGCCTCGACCGCCGGATACACCGACGTCCACGGCGACTATCACGAGACGGACTCCACCCCGGCGACAGTCTACAACAACGACGGCGATGTGACGGACTCCATCCAGATCACCGGCCATTACGGCACGCTGACCATTTACGAAAACGGCGAGTACTCCTACCAGCTGGACAACACCAATCCCGAAGTGCAGTCCCTGAACGCTGGGGATTCAGTGGTCGAATCCTTCGACTACACCGCGACCAACTCGTACGGGGACGGCGCAGAGAGCAATACCTCCCATCTGAACATCACCATCCACGGCAGCAACGACGCGCCCACGCTGGCCATCTCCCAGCCCACAAACGTGGTGACCTTCATCGAGGACGGCATCGACGGCAGCGGCAACCCAATCGGTTCCGGCGCGGTGCATATCCTGACTGCGGATCAGACCGTGGACATCTTCGACGTCGACACCCCGGCCAGTGAACTCTCCGTAACCCTCTCCGCAGGCGATTCCTGGGTCCAGGGCGACGTCCTGGGCGTCGACACCAGCGGGCCTTCCGTGTCTATGGGCGACTATGACAGCAACTCCGCTACGACCATCTACTCCTACCAGAACGCGGCCGGCGACGTAATCGACATCATCGTGAATAACCACACGGGGACCGTGACGCTGGCCGGTCACGAGGGGAGCACGGATTCCCTGACCTATGACGATTTTGCGAACGCCCTGAAGACCATCACCTTCGGCGTCGACCCCAATGACGACACCCCGGAGGGCGCAGACCGGACCTTCTCCGTGGTGGTCAGCGACAACGAAGGCTCCCATACCGTCTACGACCCCAGCGACACCGCGACCGGCGACGAGTACTCCAGCACGACCGGCACGGCCAGCACCGAGATAACCGTGCATGTCCAGCCGTCCAACGACGCGCCCCTGGCCGTTGACGACGGCGTCGAGCACCTCGACGACATGACCGTGACCCTGAACGTGGGCAACCAGTTCAACGCTGACGGCATTACCATCGTCAATGCCGGAACCACAGATACTCCGACGATCAACGCGGAACACGGCCTCGGCATCAAGACCGGCCCCGGTGACAACCCGGCCGTGGACACCACCCAGGGCGGCAAGGGCAGCGAGAAGATCACCTTCAAGTTCGACGATCCCCAGCACAGCGCAAGCATCACCCTGGGGGACTTCAATCACGCCAACGACCACTACAACGACGACAATGCGATCATCACCCTGCTCGACGCCGACGGCAACGTGGTCCGCACCTATGAAGTTGGCGGCGAGACCGACCCGACCATCCCCCTGGGAACCGAGGACGGCTCCACCTTCACTTATGTGGTGGTGGAACCGGCTGGCGGCACCGAGGACGGCTTCTACGTGGCCTCCATTTCGGGCACGGTGGGCAACGAGAATACCGACGGCGCCATTGTCACGCCCGAAGACACCGACATCATCATCAGTGTCCTGGGCAACGACAGCGACCCGGACGGCGACACTCTGACCATCTCCGGGACCACCGACCCCGAACACGGCAGCGTTAGCGTGAACGCCGACGGCACGATCACCTACAAGCCCGAGGCCAACTACAACGGCGACGACCATTTCACTTATACCGTTTCCGACGGGCACGGCGGGACCGACACCGCCACGGTGTACGTCAACGTCACCCCGGTGAACGATGCCCCCCTGGCGGTCAACGACGATGTGACCATCGACGAAGACCACAACGCCACCGGCAACGTCATACAGGGGCAGGAAGTCGTCAATGGTGACGGCACCATCTCTTATGTGGGACAGGACACCGACCCGGACCACGACTGGCTGACCGTGACCAAGTTCACCGTCGACGGCCACGACTACGCCGCGGGCAAGACCGCGACCATCGACGGCGTGGGCACCCTGACCATGGACAAGCTGGGCAATTACACCTTCACTCCGGAAGCGGACTACAACGGGGACGTGCCCAAGGTCACCTACACCGTGGCCGACGACGACGGGGCCACCTCCCAGGCCGACCTGAACATCCATATCACCCCGGTGAACGACGCCCCGGTTGCCTACTCCAACTCCGCGTCCATCACCGAAGCCTCGGGCAGCCATGAATTCAACGTCACCCTGAGCGCTGACGACCACCTGGAAAACGGGCAGTGGTCGGGCGACGACTTCACGGTCACGGCGGGCACCGCCAGCCTCGACGGCGCCACGCACGCCCTTGCCTTCGAGCAGGGCGGCGACCTGAGCGCCGGATACGGCGGCGACCACCTGACGATCAAGTCCGGCAGCGGCGACCATTCCGAGATCGACACGAACAACGGCAACAACAGCGGTTCCGAAGCCGTTTCCATCGACTTCGACAACCCCATGGACACGGTCACCATCCACCTCTCCTCGTTGTACAACGCCGCATCACACAAGGACGGCTCCAACGGGACCTACTACACCGAAAAGGCCATGCTGGCCGTGTACGACGCCAACGGCAACCTGATCGGCATGGTCGAGGCGCACGGCAGCAAGTCCGGCGACGTCTCGGTCACCCTGGACGCCGACAAGCTGGGCTCCACCATCGGTTCGGTGGTGCTCATGCCCATGGACGACGGGGCGGGCAACTCCGCCAACAACAGCGACTTCCAGATCGACAGCGTCAGCGGCACCACCGCCCATCAGGTGGGGGGCAGCGTGGACGGCAACGTGATCATCGACTCCGGCGAGCACGGCGCCCACGACCCGAGCGACGGCACGCCGATCGACCACGATCCGGACACCGGGGACACCCTGCACGTGACGCACATCGTCCACGGCAGCGAGACAGCGGACGGCGCGCCCGCCGGCGGGACCGCCCTGGCGGACGGCGACGACAGCACATCCGCAACCATCAAGGGCGATTACGGCACCCTGACCATCCACGAGGACGGTTCCTACACCTACTCCGAAGACACCAGCCTCACCGACAAGCTGGCTGACAAAGAGACCGGCCACGATGTCTTCACCTACACCGTGTCCGACGGACACGGCGGGACCGACACCGCAGAGTTGACCATCGACATCACCGGCACCAACGACGCGCCCACCATCGACCTGGATGCGGGCACCGGCACGGTCACCTTTGTGACCGAGGAAGCCGCCTTCAACAATATCGTCGGCCTGTACACGGTAGACGGCAACGGCAACCCCGTGATCCAGGAATTCCTCATCGACAACGTCAACGGCGGCCACCACCCGGGCGAGGTGCTCACCACCTACGAGGATGGCGCGGCCCCACACTACTTCCTGATCCCCGTCACGGGGGCCGCCATCACCGACACGAGCAACTACACCATCACCGGCGACAGCACCCATGGATACAAGATATCCTTCGAAGGCGACGACGCCACCTACCCCATCCGCTTCGACAACGAGGCGATGAACGGCGGCGCGTTCGAAAACACCTTCAGGATATCCCAGGACGCCGACGGCTCCTGGCAGATCGCCATGGACGACCAGGCCAACCGTGTGGATGACGATGACTTCGACGACCCGATCCTGCAGCAGGATGACAACGGCACCGGCTACCTGAACACCTTTGTCGAGGACGGCGGCCCGGTACACATCGCGGGTGAGGTAAACATCTCCGACGTGGACTCCGACACGCTCAACCAGGTCGTCATCAAAATGGACAAGATCGACGGCTCTGACAGCCTCAGCCTGGACGGCCACGCGAACGGCACGTTTACCTTCACCGTGGGTGACGAAACCATCTCGGCGACCATCACCGATAACGGCTCCGCTATCACCGTCACGCTGTCCGGCAGCGCATCGCCGGAGGCCTACGAGGACGCCATCGGCCATATCCTGTACAACAATGATTCGGACACTCCTGACACCAGCGACCGGACCATCACGGTCCAGGTATGGGACGACCACAACGCGGCGAGCAACGTGGCCGAAACCACGCTCCACGTGGTCGCGGCCAACGACGCGCCCACGGCAGCGGACAACGTCGAAGCCATGGCCGAAAACGGCGGAACGCACTTCGACACTTCCGTGGAGCATGTTTCGAGCCAGGGAAGCAGCTGGAGCGGCGAAGAGTTCTCCATCCATGCAGGCAAGGCCCATGGAAGCGGCGAGGACCTGACGTTCAGCGAATCCGGCAACCTGGCAGCCAAGAACATCAGCTTCAACCACGGCGGCGAGCACTACGACTACTCCGGAGTGGGCATCTCGGGCGAAATCGGCCCCGGCTCGGCAAATTCGAGCCAGGAAGCGGTCAATATCGACTTCAAGGACCCCATGGATTCCGTGACCATCAAGCTGGCCGCCCTGTTCGACGGCACCGTGTACGACCACGGCAACCAGGAAATGGCCGTGGTGAATATCTACGACAGCCAGGGCAACTATCTCGGGACCGAGACCGTGTACGGCTCCATCGACGGCAGGCAATCGATCACCCTGAACGCCAGTGATTACAACAGCGCGGACATCGGCTCGGTCGTGGTCCTGCCGGGCGACAACGGTGCGAGCGGCGGCGACAACAGCGACTTCCTGATCCAGAACGTCAGCGGCACGACCCTGGCGGACGCCACGCCTCTGACCGGCAACGTCATCACCGACAACGACGCCGCGCACGGCAAGGATTCCGACCCCGAGGGCGACGCGCTGCATATCGCCAGCTTCACCCACGACGGAGCCGACGGCACCGCCGGAGACTATCATGTCGGCGACGCGGACTACGACCATATGCTCGGCGGCGACCACGGCACACTGTATTACAACGCACAGACCGGCGACTATGTCTACGTGGAAGACGGCAGCCTGGCCGACGGCGCCACGGGCACCGAAACCTTCAACTACTCGGTGGAGGACACCTCGGGCGCCGAGAGCAACACCGCCACCCTGACCATCAACATCACCGGTGCCAACGCCCCCGCCCAATTCTCCGGCGAGGACGCGGGCAGCGTGACCGAGGACACGAACGTCACCACCGACGACGGCGTCCACGTACTGACCGCCACCGGCCAGCTGGCCGTCACCGATGTGGATTCGGACACGGCTCTGACGGTCGTGGACAACGACAACCACCACGGGAACCTGACCATAGACGGCAGCGGCAAGTGGACCTACACCATCGACAACGATTCCGACACGGTGCAGCACCTCGACGACGGCCAGAGCCTGACCGAGACCTTCACGGTCCGGTCGGCCGACGGCACCGAGCACCAGATCGAGGTGACCATCAACGGCGTGGACGACAACAGCGCGCCCATGGCCAACCCGGATACCGCCTACGGCTCGGCCGAACTCACGCAAGGGTCTTCGGACTATGCCCTGGTCGCTCAATATCACCCAGGTTACGGCGACTGGCAGGCCGGGGATATTACTACGCATCCCTACGGCGGACACGGTGAACAGAACGGTCCCAGAGACGACTCTGGCTACCTTGAAAGCAACGGCTATGCCGAACGTATGCTCATCAACTTCACGGAAGGGCAATCCGAAGTGGTTCTGACCGTGGACGCTGACGAGTGGTACGGCGACGACGCCTTTACGGCGGACGTCCAGGTCATGAGCGCCTCCGATCCCGATGTCGCACTCACCCTTGGCACGGATTACGCAATCAGTCGGGATCACGACGGACACATAACCATCACGGCTTTGACGGATACCGTTTCCATAGGCCAAGTGATATTGACACCCGCCGATGACAACATCGGAGGTGGTACATACAAGATCCTTTTGGACGATGTTTCGAGCACGCCGACGTCCAGCCTGAACCTCACGCTGACCGGCGACGTGACCCGCAACGACACCGATGCGGACGGGGACACCCTCCATGTGGACAATTTCGCCAACGGCCACGACATGGCCACTCAAACCATCGATGGCGTGGAGTACACCCACTACGTCGACGGCGAACACGGCGTCCTGTACTACAATGAATCGGGCCAGTATCTCTACAAGGCCGACTCCGGCCTGGATGCGGGCACTTACCACGACACCTTCACCTATACGGCCACCGATGGGACCACCCCCAGCGGAGCCACGACCCTGATCGTGAACCTGGACATAACCGCGCCCAATCCGGTCTCGGCCGCAGACGATATCAGCGATGTAGTCAATAATAGTCGGGGGAACTACTCCGCAGAGGGCAACGTCATCACGGACGACGCCAGCCACGACTACGAGGGCGCGGACAGCCACGCCCAAGGGAACGCTCTGCAGGTTACCGGAGTCAGCCACGACGGCGATGCCGCATCTTCCGGGGGCTGGGTGGGGGGCGCCCACTACGATTACGCCATCCGAGGCGAATACGGCACCCTCTACCTTGATGACGGCGGGGCCTACCACTATTCCGTGGACTCCTCCCAGTTCAAGCACGACGACTGGGGCGTGGACTACGACGCGACCGTGGCCGACCACGGCGCGCCCCTCGTGGATCAGTTTACCTACACCGTGAGCGACGGACACGGCGGGGAGGACACCGCAACCCTGTACGTGCCCATAGCCGACGTTATCGACTGGCCCATGGGTGGCTCGGAGTCTGGCGATGCCATGTATGGATCACACGACAACGACTACATCGATGGCAGGGGAGGCAATGACGACATCTACGGCAGGGCCGGCAACGACGTCCTGCATGGCGGGGCGGGCGACGACCATCTGAACGGCAACAGCGGCCATGACCTGCTC